The Candidatus Acididesulfobacter guangdongensis region GAATCGTATATGGGGGTTAATTTTGCATCCGCAGAAATATGAAGGCGTTATCAAAAAATATCGTGAATTTTTACCGGAGATAGACGATGAGTTTATTGTAAGCATTAATGAGGGCAATACGCCGCTTATTAAATCAAGAAATGTTTATAAAACTATAAACCCTGACATTGAAATCTATTTTAAATATGAAGGGTTAAATCCGACCGGTTCCTTTAAGGATAGAGGAATGACTATGGCTGTGTCAAAAGCCGTAGCAGACGGTTCAAAAGCGATAATATGCGCCTCTACCGGCAATACTTCCGCTGCTGCCGCCGCTTATGCCGCCAGAGCCGGTATAAAATCATTCGTGCTTATTCCTGAAGGTAAAATTGCGATGGGTAAACTTTCTCAGGCTCTGATGCACGGTTCGGTTGTAATGCAGATACAGGGAAATTTTGACGACGCGCTTATTATTGCCAAAGAAATATCGGAAGAATTTGAAGTGACCCTGGTAAATTCGGTTAATCCATACCGCATAGAAGGACAGAAAACAGCTAGTTTTGAAATAGCGGACGAACTTGGGAAAGCCCCCGACTATCATATACTTCCGGTAGGCAATGCAGGCAATATTACCGCATACTGGAACGGTTATAAAGAATATAAACAAGCCGGAAAAATTCAAAACTTGCCTAAAATGCTCGGCTTTCAAGCTGCTGGAGCTGCGCCCATAGTACTCAACCATATAGTTAAAGAACCGCATACTATTGCCACCGCTATAAGAATAGGAAATCCCGCAAGTTGGCAAAAGGCGGTTAAGGCAAAAGAAGAATCTGGAGGATTAATCGAAGCAGTGACGGATGAGGATCTGCTTTCCGCTTATGCTATGCTGGCGAGAACAGAAGGAATATTTTGCGAACCAGCTTCGGCTATAACATTAGCAGGCTTAATCCAACTAAATAAACGCGGATTTTTCAAAAAAGGCGATGTCTGCGTTTTGACTTTAACAGGGCACGGACTTAAAGACCCGCAAAATGCAATAAAAGTTTCAAGCGAGCCGATAGTTGTTCCATGTGATAAAAAATCAGTTTTAAAGGCAATGGAGCTAATTTAGCAATAGTTCAAAAAATAATAAATAGAATAAATAAATAGCAATAAACACAGTAAATATAATAAAGATAATACATAAAATAAATAAATAATAATAAATACAATAAGTAAAATAAAGATAATTATAATTAATGAATAATTAATGGATAATAAATAAAATAAATAAACATGGAGAGATTGAAAATATGGAAAAAGAAAAAAAATATATTATTCTGTGTCCTGACGGTATGGCTGATTTTCCTTTAACAGAACTGAATAATAAATCTCCGCTTGATTTCGCGTCAACACCCAACATGGATTATATTGCTTCTAACGGCATTACAGGACTTGTCAAGACAATTCCCGACGACTGCCTTCCGGGAAGCGATATCGGTTCTATGAGTATTTTAGGGTATGACCCGGTTAAATATTATACAGGAAGGTCTCCTTTAGAAGCTATGAGCATGGGCATTGAGCTTATGGACAGCGATGTAGCTTTCAGACTTAATCTTGTCAATATACTTGATGAAAACGGAAAAAGAATTATGCATGATTATTCCGGCGGGCATATTACCACAGAAGAAGCAAAGAGCATATTGGAGACATTGCAGAAAGAATTAGGCGGCGCTGATTTTCAATTTTATCCGGGCGTCAGCTATAGACATCTTATGGTTGCTAAAAATGCTCTTGACATAAAAGGGCTGCAGACCGTAGCTCCTCATGATATACCGGATTTACAAATAGACGAATATCTGCCTCACGGAAATTCATCAAGCGGTATTTTACTGGAAATAATGAAAAAAGCAGAGGATATACTTAAAAATCACGATGTTAATAAAGCAAGGATAGCTTCCGGCAAGCTTCCGGCAAATTCTATATGGCTATGGGGGCAGGGACACAGGCCCAGTATGCCCACTATGAAGGAAGAGTACGGAATAGAAGGTTCCGTCATATCTGCGGTTGACCTTGTGAAAGGAATAGGGAAATACGCAGGACTAAATTCTATTGACGTTCCGGGTGCTACGGGATATCTTGACACAAATTATCAGGGCAAAGTCGAATACGGCTTAAATTCACTAAATTCCGGCGATTTTGTATATATCCATGTAGAAGCTCCGGACGAGGCGTCCCACGAAGGCAGCATTGAAAAAAAAATACAGGCTATACAGGATTTTGATAAATACATAGTCGGCGGCGTCCTCAAAGGAGTTAAAAAATATCAGGATTTTATTATTATGATTTTACCAGACCATTACAATCCGGTAAAATTGAAAAAACATACCGCAGGACCTGTCCCTTTTTGCGCTTTTTCGCCGTCAATGAAAGATACGCATTTTAAATATCATGCGTCTAATTTTTCTGAAAAAAATTCTCAAAACACTGGTTTATTTTTTGATTCCGGTGCTAAACTATTTAAAAATTTTTTAAATTCTTTTAATGAATTCTTATAAATAAATACATTGCTTAATCATATTATTTTAGCATTTCTATAAGCTAATGAATTTTTACAAATAAATATATAGCCAAATCGGGCTATTTTAAAATTTTTAAGGCAAATTGTATTTTTTAGTTGCTTTTAAAAAAATGTTTTATTAAAATATAATCTCTGTAACAATGTAACTCCGTTTTATCTATATCAGTCTTATCTATATTATATTATATTATTTTATTTATTTATTTATTTATTTATTTATTATTATATATTTTATATTTTTGTTTATGTTATTAAATTAGGAGAACACGGAATGAACGAAAATGTGTTTAAATGGGATAGTAAAGTGTGTATTCCAACAGGGGGAAGTTTTATTAAGCTAAAAGATGATAAAACATTAGAAATACCAGATAACCCTATAATTCCTTATATTGAAGGAGACGGAATAGGTCCTGAAATTGTTCCGGTAATGCATAAAGTTTTAAACAGCGCCGTAAAAAAAGCATATAATGGCTCAAAAGTTATTTATTGGGTAGAAGCGCTTGCCGGAGACAAAGCTGAAAAGAACGGATTAGAAAGAATGCCCGAAGCAACTTTGGAGATTTTAAAACAGAGCGTTGTTTCTATAAAAGGACCTCTCGGTACCCCTGTCGGCAAACCGGGAAAGTCTCTTAATTCTATTCTAAGGCAGTCTATGGATTTTTACTCGGCAATAAGACCGGTCTACTATCTTGGACAGCCGTCGCCGATACCCGACGCGGGACGGGTAAATGTAACGGTTTTCAGGGAAAATTCAGACGATGTTTATATGTCTATAGAATATATGCCGAAATCAGACGGAGCAAAAAAAGTGCGGGAGTTTTTTATTAATGAAATGGGCGTGAAACCGGACGCTATTCCCGAAGATGCAGGTATTACCGTTAAACCTATGAGTGAATTTAAAACAAAAAGGCATGTAAGAAAAGCTTTCAGATATGCCATAGAGAATAATAAAAAATCGATTGCGGTAGCCGGAAAAGGCAATATCATGAAAGCTACCGAAGGCGCTTTTATGAATTGGGCTTTTGAAGTAGCGAAAGAGGATGAATTTAAGGATAAAATATCGGCAGGACCTGTTGCCGGCAATCAGATAAAACTTTCCAAAGTCATAACCGACCAGATGCTTATGCAGTTAGTTTTAAAGCCTGATGCTTATGATGTTATCATTACCCAGAATTTGAACGGTGATTATATATCAGACCTTGCTTCTGCTCTCGTAGGAGGACCTGGTTTTGTTCCAAGCGGAAATATCGGAGACGGTTATGCTCTTTTTGAAAGTACCCACGGAGTCGGCATGGACATTGCCGGAAAAGGTATGGCAAATCCTTTATCTATTACTTTATCAGGCGCTATGATGCTCGAATACATCGGCTTCAAAGAAGCTGCAGACCTTATTTATAAAGCCGTAAAAAGCGTTATAGAACAGCGTAAAGGTACAAGCGATATGTTTTACGGATTCAAAAAAATGGGTAAAGATGCAACGGAGCTTAAGACTGCCGAGTTTGGCGAGGCTATTCTAACAGCAATATAACCAATGCAACAAAATTTTGGGGGTGAATTATGAAATTATCGGTTAGACAGAAAGAAGATTTTCATTTTATCGGCTCAGGCGACTCAGGCGAAATAAACATTGACGCGGCAGGATACGTCGGCGGAAAAAACAGAGGGGTAAGACCGCCTGAACTTTTTCTTTATTCTATTGCAGGATGTATGGGTATTCATGTTTACGAAGCCCTTCATAAAAGCGGTAAGCACATAGAAGATATTATAGTGGATACCGACAGCGAACGAAAAGAAACTTCCCCTAAAGTTTTCACAAAGATTTCTTTATCTTTTACCATAAAAGCTAAAGAACTTACCGACGAAGATGTTACGAAAGCTATCGAGGAAGCTCTTAACAAAACATGCAGCATTGCTTATCTGATAAATCAAGTAGCTCCTATTTCATATTCCTTTAAGATAGTGCAGTAAGCAATACTCTGGATAATAAACAATTATGGAGGGCAATATATAATTATGTTCAAGAAAATTCTTATAGCAAATCGGGGAGAAATAGCCTGCAGAATTATCAGGGCGGCTAAAGAACTGGATATTCCGACGGCTGCAATTTTTTCCGAAGTCGAGCCGACGGCAAGACACGTAAAAATGGCAGATGAAGCATATATGCTGGGAGTTAATCCCTTAGATGCTTATTTAAACATCGAGCTTATTATTGACCTAGCAAAGTCTATAGGAGCGGATGCGGTTCATCCAGGGTACGGTTTTCTGGCGGAAAATGCAGAATTCGCGAAGGCCGCCGAGGATAACAATGTTAATTTTATAGGTCCGTCTTCGAAAGTTATTGCTTTAATGGGTGATAAGGCGCGCTCAAAAGAGGTTATGAAAAGATTCGGGGTTGCCACTGTTCCGGGAAGCGACGGTATATTAAAATCTTTAGAGGAAGCTATTGAAATTGCTAAAGAAATTACTTATCCTATTCTCCTTAAGGCTACGGCAGGCGGCGGCGGACGCGGTATCAGGCTGTGCAAAAACGAAGAAGAATTGAAAAAGAATTATGAAAGCGCTTATTCGGAAGCCAAGAAGGCATTTGGAAACGGCGACCTGCTTTTAGAAAAATTTATTGAGAACCCGAAGCATACCGAGTTTCAAATTCTTGGAGATAAATACGGTAATGTGATTCATCTTGGAGAAAGAGACTGTTCAATTCAGAGAAAAAATCAAAAGATGATTGAAATAGCGCCTTCTACAATACT contains the following coding sequences:
- a CDS encoding cofactor-independent phosphoglycerate mutase produces the protein MEKEKKYIILCPDGMADFPLTELNNKSPLDFASTPNMDYIASNGITGLVKTIPDDCLPGSDIGSMSILGYDPVKYYTGRSPLEAMSMGIELMDSDVAFRLNLVNILDENGKRIMHDYSGGHITTEEAKSILETLQKELGGADFQFYPGVSYRHLMVAKNALDIKGLQTVAPHDIPDLQIDEYLPHGNSSSGILLEIMKKAEDILKNHDVNKARIASGKLPANSIWLWGQGHRPSMPTMKEEYGIEGSVISAVDLVKGIGKYAGLNSIDVPGATGYLDTNYQGKVEYGLNSLNSGDFVYIHVEAPDEASHEGSIEKKIQAIQDFDKYIVGGVLKGVKKYQDFIIMILPDHYNPVKLKKHTAGPVPFCAFSPSMKDTHFKYHASNFSEKNSQNTGLFFDSGAKLFKNFLNSFNEFL
- a CDS encoding NADP-dependent isocitrate dehydrogenase; the encoded protein is MNENVFKWDSKVCIPTGGSFIKLKDDKTLEIPDNPIIPYIEGDGIGPEIVPVMHKVLNSAVKKAYNGSKVIYWVEALAGDKAEKNGLERMPEATLEILKQSVVSIKGPLGTPVGKPGKSLNSILRQSMDFYSAIRPVYYLGQPSPIPDAGRVNVTVFRENSDDVYMSIEYMPKSDGAKKVREFFINEMGVKPDAIPEDAGITVKPMSEFKTKRHVRKAFRYAIENNKKSIAVAGKGNIMKATEGAFMNWAFEVAKEDEFKDKISAGPVAGNQIKLSKVITDQMLMQLVLKPDAYDVIITQNLNGDYISDLASALVGGPGFVPSGNIGDGYALFESTHGVGMDIAGKGMANPLSITLSGAMMLEYIGFKEAADLIYKAVKSVIEQRKGTSDMFYGFKKMGKDATELKTAEFGEAILTAI
- a CDS encoding OsmC family peroxiredoxin gives rise to the protein MKLSVRQKEDFHFIGSGDSGEINIDAAGYVGGKNRGVRPPELFLYSIAGCMGIHVYEALHKSGKHIEDIIVDTDSERKETSPKVFTKISLSFTIKAKELTDEDVTKAIEEALNKTCSIAYLINQVAPISYSFKIVQ
- the accC gene encoding acetyl-CoA carboxylase biotin carboxylase subunit, with protein sequence MFKKILIANRGEIACRIIRAAKELDIPTAAIFSEVEPTARHVKMADEAYMLGVNPLDAYLNIELIIDLAKSIGADAVHPGYGFLAENAEFAKAAEDNNVNFIGPSSKVIALMGDKARSKEVMKRFGVATVPGSDGILKSLEEAIEIAKEITYPILLKATAGGGGRGIRLCKNEEELKKNYESAYSEAKKAFGNGDLLLEKFIENPKHTEFQILGDKYGNVIHLGERDCSIQRKNQKMIEIAPSTILTEEKRKFYGDAMVNACKQIGYYSAGTIENVSDLQGNTYFIEMNTRVQVEHPVTEMITGVDIVKEQIKIAAGQKLEIKQEDVKLNGFAIECRINAEDSKHDFRPSIGTVERYYVPGGNNIRVESAVSVGFEVTPYYDSLIAKLICWGKTFEEAIQKTKIALDSYEISGIKTTIPILKQIIQQEDFKTGLFTTKYLEEHPEVFKYDEVKDKEDYVAFISAALAAYHGL
- a CDS encoding threonine synthase; amino-acid sequence: MNRIWGLILHPQKYEGVIKKYREFLPEIDDEFIVSINEGNTPLIKSRNVYKTINPDIEIYFKYEGLNPTGSFKDRGMTMAVSKAVADGSKAIICASTGNTSAAAAAYAARAGIKSFVLIPEGKIAMGKLSQALMHGSVVMQIQGNFDDALIIAKEISEEFEVTLVNSVNPYRIEGQKTASFEIADELGKAPDYHILPVGNAGNITAYWNGYKEYKQAGKIQNLPKMLGFQAAGAAPIVLNHIVKEPHTIATAIRIGNPASWQKAVKAKEESGGLIEAVTDEDLLSAYAMLARTEGIFCEPASAITLAGLIQLNKRGFFKKGDVCVLTLTGHGLKDPQNAIKVSSEPIVVPCDKKSVLKAMELI